DNA from Gephyromycinifex aptenodytis:
CAGCACCGCCGGGCAGTTGATGGACGCGCACGCCAAGATCTTCGAGCAACAGGTGCGCCCAGCCCTGGAAGAGGAAGGGATCTTCCTCATCGGTTGGGACGAGCTGACCGAGTCCGAGCGCGAAAACCTGGGCACCTGGTTCAGCGAGCAGGTCTTCCCGGTCCTGACTCCGCTGGCGGTGGACCCGGCGCACCCGTTCCCCTACATCTCCGGGCTCTCGCTCAACCTCGCGGTGGTCTTGGTGAACGCTAAGACCGGAAGCGAACACTTCGCCCGTTTGAAGGTTCCGCCGCTGCTGCCCCGGTTGGTTCCGGTCCCGGAGGCAAGCGACAGCGAGGAAGCGCTCTATCGCTCCCGGTATGTGCCGGTCGAAGAGATCATCGCGGCGCACCTGGACCAGCTCTTCCCGGGCATGAATGTTCGTGAGCACTACACCTTCCGGGTCACCCGCAACGAAGACCTGGAGGTCGAAGAGGACGACGCGGAGAACCTCCTCACTGCGTTGGAGAAGGAACTCTCGCGCCGACGCTTCGGTCCGCCGGTTCGCCTCGAGGTCGACGCCGCCATGGACGACCACGTCCTGACCATGCTCAGCCGTGAGCTGCAGATCGGGCGCCGCGAGATCTTCCGGTTCCAGGCGCCGCTGGACCTGCGCTGTTTGAACACGGTCGCGGATCTGGACCGCACCGAGCTGAAGTACCCGGCCTTCGTGCCGCGCACCCACCGCGACCTGGCTCGCGTCGAGTCCTCCAAGGCGGCGGACGTCTTCGCGGCGGTTCGAGCCAAGGACGTGCTGGTCCAGCACCCCTACGACTCGTTCTCCACCTCAGTGCAGGCCTTCATCGAGCAAGCCGCCGCTGATCCCAAGGTGTTGGCGATCAAGCAGACGCTCTACCGCACCAGCGGGGACTCCCCCATCATCGATGCCCTCATCGATGCGGCGGCCGCAGGCAAGCAGGTGCTGGCGGTTGTGGAGATCAAGGCGCGTTTCGACGAGCAGAACAACATCGACTGGGCCCGCAAGCTGGAGCACGCCGGCGTTCACGTCGTGTACGGGGTCGTCGGGCTCAAGACCCACTGCAAGCTGTCCCTGGTGGTACGCCAGGAGAGCGACGGACTGCGCCGGTACTGCCACGTCGGCACCGGTAACTACCACCCCAAGACCGCTCGCCTGTACGAGGACTTCGGGTTGTTCACCTGCGACCCCCAGGTCGGCGAGGACCTCACCAAACTGTTCAACCAGCTTTCCGGTTGGGCGCCCCGGAGCACCTTCGAGCGGTTGCTTGTGGCGCCGGGGTCGCTGCGCTCGGGTCTGATCAAGCGGATGGAACGCCAGATCAGCCGCGCGGAGAAGGGTAAAGACGCCTACATCGGCATCAAGGTCAACTCGATGGTCGATGAGCGCATCATCGACACCTTGTACCGCGCCTCGCAGGCCGGCGTCGACGTCGACGTATTGGTTCGGGGTATCTGTGCGCTGCGTCCCGGCGTTGAGGGCCTTTCGGAGCGGATCAGGGTGCGCTCTATCCTCGGGCGGTTCCTGGAACACTCCCGGGTGTTCGTCTTCGGCCGTGACGGCGAGGACGGCGTCCTGATCGGTAGCGCGGACATGATGCATCGCAACCTGGACCGCCGGGTGGAGGCTCTGGTTCGGGTCGCCGACCCGCGCCACGTGAACGACCTGGTCGATGTACTGCGGCGGGGCATGAGCGATGAGACCTCGAGCTGGCACCTCGCCGGTGACGGGCGTTGGACCCGCCACCACCGCAGCCCCGAAGGTGAGCCGCTGCTGGACCTACAGTCCGTCCTCATCGAGGAGCACGCCTCGCGCCGCCGCGGCCGGCGGCAGTGAGCACCAGCCCGCCCGTCGCGGCCGCCGGCACGCTGCCCTGGCGCGTCGGTGAGCGCGGCGTCGAGGTACTCCTCGTGCACCGTCCTAAGTACGACGACTGGTCATGGCCCAAGGGCAAACTCGACCCGGGTGAGACCTGGGCCGCGGCCGCGGCCCGGGAGAGCGCTGAAGAGACGGGCCTTCGGGTCCGCCTCGGCCTGCCGCTGCCGGGAACCACATACGAAGTGGCCAACCCCTCCGGCAAGGGCCAGCGCCTCAAGGAGGTGCGGTACTGGGCCGCCAGCGTGATCGGCGGCGATGGCGTACTGGAGAACGAGATCGACGAGGTCCGTTGGGTGACACCGAAAGAGGCCAAGTCGCTGCTGACCCACCCGCGCGATCTCGAGCCGCTCAAGGCCCTTGTGGCCCACGGCGGTCCGCAACAGACCCAGAGCCTGGTCATCCTGCGGCATGCCAAGGCTGTGCCGCGCAAGAACTGGCATGACAGCGAGCATGACTGGCTCCGGCCGCTGGATGAGGTGGGGTCCGCACAAGCGGTCGACATGGTGGACCTGCTGCGCGCGTACGGGGTCGCTTCCGTGGTGTGCTCGCCCTCCACTCGCTGTGCAGACACGGTCCGGCCCTTCCTGCAGACGCCGATCTGCGCCCTGCAGGAACAGTCCACGGCATCCCAGGATCGTTGTTTGGAACCGGCGCCGAACGTGACGTGGGCTGACCCGCTCTCCGAAGAGGGGCACGAGAGCGCGCCGCACCTCCTGCCGGGGATCGTCGCGGCCGCGCTCTCGGCCGAAGAGACGACAGCTATGTGCAGCCACGGCCCGGTCCTGCCCGCACTCGTGGAGCAGGTCTCGACACTGGCTCAACCCGCATCGAAGCAGGTGCGCGGCATCTTGCGAGATCTGCGCAAGGACAACCTGATCAAGGGTGAGGTCGTCGTGGTGCACATGGCGCGCACCGAGGGGACACTGTCCACGCTTGATATCGAACGCCACCCGCCCCGGGTCACACCCTGACTGAGGTTTGCCCAGACCTACCGAGCGGTTCACCCGCGCATCGGGTGGAGCGTGCGTCGGGCCGGGAGCGCCTCACGGCGCGTGGCCGCTCGTAGCGGCTATTTTTGGGACCCGGGGCTGCCGCGGCCCGACGCACTCAGGTTTCAACCGAACGCGGGCCGCAGATGTTCCCGCCACTGCGAGATCTTTCGGCTTTTTCGGCAGGGTCAGGTGAAAGCGTCGGGTGGGCGGCGGTAGAAGGGCGCCTAGTGCGCCGGTGACTGAGCGCGCTCTTGGACCGTTCGCACCTGCGCCACAGCCTCGACTGGCGGGACGCAGCCGGTGAGTTGATGCAGTTCGGCGTCCCCGGCGGCCCCGCTGCGCGCCCGCCGCCCAGGGCCCTGCCAACCGCAACCGGTGCACTTGGCACGCGCAAACGAACCGGTCTCGATGACCGCGACCGGGCCGCCGCTGGTGTCCTGAGCAGGCTCGGCGTGACCGCCCGACTCAGCGGCAGCGCCTTGCACTCTGGTCGTGTGAACCGGCGTGACTGTCGCAGCGAAATCCGCACTCGAGGACCTACGTCCTAACCAACCCATCGTGTACCTATCTGTTGGACGGTCGACCACCGACATCGTACGTTCTACCGCGCGGCCGTACTGCCGCTTCGCTGTGCAGCTCGCCCGTGCCCAGAGCTACTCAGCGGCGGGCCGGCCATCCGGTCACGGCCGCCGGTGCCGACTGTCGGCCTGCATCCACCGCCCGCGGGCGGAAAACCACTGAGGGGGCGAGCGCGCACCTTATGCACGCTCGCCCCCTCAGACACCCAGATCGCTACAACTCAGCCGAACCGACCGGAGATGTAGTCCTCGGTCGCTTTCTCCGTAGGGTTGTTGAAGACCTTCTGGGTGTCGTCGAACTCCACGAGTTGCCCCGGCTTGCCCGTTCCCTCGATGTTGAAAACTCCCGTGCGGTCGGAAACCCGCGCGGCCTGCTGCATGTTGTGGGTCACGATGACGATCGTGTACTCCTGCTTCAGCTGCCCGATCAGGTCTTCCACGGCAAGGGTGGAGATCGGGTCCAACGCGGAGCACGGCTCGTCCATGAGCACGACATCCGGCTTGATGGCGATAGTGCGGGCGATGCACAGACGCTGCTGCTGACCACCAGAGAGGCCCGACCCGGGCTTGTCCAGCCGGTCCTTGACCTCGTTCCACAGGTTCGCACCCTGCAGAGAGGACTCGACCAACTCGTCCGCGTCAGACTTGCTGATCCTCTTGTTGTTGAGCTTCACGCCAGCCAACACGTTCTCGTAGATGGACATCGTGGGGAACGGGTTCGGCTTCTGGAAGACCATGCCGACCTTGCGACGCACCTGGACCGGGTCGACTCCGCGGCCGTAGATGTTCTCGCTGTCGATGATGACGTCACCCTCGCAGTAGGCGCCGGGGATCACCTCGTGCATGCGGTTCAGGGAACGCAAGAAGGTCGACTTGCCGCAGCCCGACGGGCCGATGAGCGCGGTGACCGTCCGTGGCTCGATGAAGACGCTTACGTCCTTCACGGCCAAGAAGTCGCCGTAATAAATGTTGAGGTTGGAAACATCGATACTCTTCGACACTTTTCTGTCTTCCTTACCTGCGACAGGCGTCAGCGCGCGCCCTTGGGAGCGAAATAGCGGGAGATGAGGCGGGCGATGACGTTGAGGGTCATCACGATGAGGATGAGGACGAGCGAGGCCGTCCAGGCACGGTCGATGTACGGCTCGGGCGGCACCCCGGGGGTGGCGTACTGGTAGTACGCGAACACCGGCAGGGTCGCCATCCGTTGCGAGAACGGGTTGAGGTTGACCCCGGTCGTGATCCCCACCGTCACGAGCAACGGTGCGGTTTCACCGATGATGCGAGCGATGGCGAGCGTGACACCGGTGGCGATTCCAGCAATTGAGGTCGGCAGGACGACCTTGACGATCGTCAGCCACTTCGGCACACCGAGTGCGTACGCGGCTTCGCGGAGCTCATTGGGCACGATGCGCAGCATCTCCTCGGTGTTGCGTACGACCACCGGGAGCATGAGGACCACCAGCGCCGTGGCACCGATGATGCCCGCGCGGGCTCCTTCACCCATGAACAGGACGAAGAACGAGTAGGCGAACAGACCGGCCACGATCGAAGGGATACCCGTCATGACGTCCACGAAGAACGTCAACGCTCGGGCCAGTCGGTTGGTCTTGCCGTACTCGACAAGGTAGATCGCCGCCATGATGCCGACCGGCACGGCGATGATCGTCGCGATGAGGGTGATGAGCAGCGTTCCCATAATGGCGTGGTAAGCCCCGCCACCGTCACCGAGAACTCCGCGCATGGAGTAGGTGAAGAAGCGCCCGTCCAGGCGACCCAGGCCCTTGGTGAGCACCTCGATGATCACCGAGACCAGGGGAATCATGGCCAGCGCGAACATCGTCGTCACGATGGCGGTCACGAGGCGGTCGATGGCAGGGCGAGGACCCTCGGTCATCCGGGAGGTGATGTAGATGGCGATGGCGTACACGATCGCCGTCAGCACGATGATGCCGACGATGTTGAATCCCCAGCCGAACATCATCGCCAGAGCGATGCCGACAACGACCGAGCCACCGAAGACTGCAGCCCGGACGGTGGCTGAGAGCGAGGGGTTGACCAGACCGCCGCGGACGAGCTTGGTGTCCTTGGACTCCAGGGTTGTGTTCCCGCTGTTGGGGGACGTGCTTTGTACTGTGCTCGCCATCAGTTGGCTCCTGAGAACTGGGACCGGCGGGACACGATGTAGCGCGCCAGCATGTTCACCGCGAGGGTCAGTGCGAACAGCACCAGGCCGGAGGCCACCAGCGTGTTCACGTCCATCCCGCTCGATTCCGGGAACTGCAGCGCAATGTCACCGGCGATCGTGCCGGGGTTTGAGGAACTGACCAGGTCCCAGGTGTATCGCGCCGACGGCGACAGGATGATGGCGACCGCCATCGTCTCACCGAGTGCGCGCCCGAGACCGAGCATCATGCCGGAGATGATGCCGGATCGACCGAAGGGAATGACGGCCTGCTGGATCATCTCCCAGCGGGTGGCGCCCAGAGCCAGCGATGCTTCCTCGTGCAAGCGCGGCGTCTGCAGGAACACCTCGCGGTTCACCGCTGTCATGATCGGCAGAATCATGACCGCCAGAACCAGGCCGACGACCAGGATGGTGCGACCGGTGGTACTGGCCGGCCCATGGAAGAAGGGCAGGAAGCCGAGGTACTTCGAGAGCCACTTGGCGATCGGCACCGTCGCCGGCGCCAGGACGAAGATGCCCCAGAAGCCGTACACGAGGCTGGGCACTGCCGCCAGCAGGTCAACGAGATAACCGAGGACCTGGGCCATCTTGCGCGGCGCATAGTGCGTGATGAACAGTGCGATGCCGATCGCCAGCGGCGTCGCGATGATCAGCGCAATACTCGCGCTCAGCACCGTGCCGAAGAGCAGCGGCCCGATGTAGTGCAACAGCCCCTGGCCGCCCCGGACATCCTCGGGTTTGGCGACAAGAGCGGGCCAGGCTTGCCACATCAGGAAGGTGGCTACACCTGCCAGGATCGCAAGGATGAAGATGCCGGAAGCAGTGGATAAACCGGAGAAGATCCGGTCGCCCGGGCGGCGAACGCCCGTTTTCGGTGGGCCGGCCGTCTGCGTGGTCACAGGAGCCTCTTTCGTGGCTGACGGGGGAATACTTCGAACCGCCTGACCTTCGACGGCGCCGAAGGTGTGGCCGAGGCGGGCAGGGGTGGTTGGGCGCCAGACGGCGGCCTACCTTGCACAGGCAAGGCAGGCCGCCATCTCACAACGGTGGGTCAGCTGGCTGCGATCGCGTCGATGGCCTTCTTGGCGTTCTCACGTGCACTTTCGCTGATGGGGGCGGAACCTGCTGCCTCCTGGGCCTTCTTCTGGCCCTCGTCGCTCGTGATGTAGCTCAGCCATTCCTTGACCAGCTTTGCCTGCTCGGCACTGTCGTACTTGGTGCAGGCAAGTGTGTAGGTGACCAGCACGATCGGGTAGGTACCCGACTCGGTGGTGTCTCGCTTGACGTCGATGGCAAAGTCGTACTGGCTACGGTCCGCGACCCGCTCGCTAGCATCCACGACCTTGGCGGCGGCTTCGGGCGAGTACCCGGTGTACTCCTGGCCGACCTTGATCTTGGCGTGCGGCAGGTCCCCGATCTGGCTGGCGTCGGCGTAACCGATGGTGCCGGTACCGCCGTTGACGGCCTGCATGACACCGGAGGTGCCCTTGGCGGCCTCGCCACCCGAGATCGGCCAGTTACCTTCCGGCTCGTGCGGCCATGCCTTGGGCGCAGCCTTGGCGAGGTAGTCGGTGAAGTTCTCGGTAGTGCCGGACTTGTCCGAGCGGTGCACCGGGGCGATCCGGGTGGACGGCAACGTCACTCCCGGGTTGTCGGCAACGATGGCGGGGTCGTTCCAGGCCGTGATCTTGCCTGCGAAGATACCGGCGAGCGTCTCGGGCGAAAGCTGCAGGTTGTCCACACCGTCCAGCTTGTACGGAACGGCGATCGGGGAGATGTAAGCCGGGAACTCGATCAGCTCGCCACCCTTGCAGGCGGTGGAGACCTTGGACAGCTCTTCCTTCTTCAGGTAGGCGTCGCTTCCGGCGAACTGAACCCCGCCGGCGAGGAACTGCTCGCGGCCACCACCGGAGCCGACCGGGTCGTAGTTAACGGTGGCGCCGGGGTGCATCCCCTCAAAGCCCGCCTTCCACGCCTCTACTGCTGCAGCCTGCGAGCTAGCCCCGGCGCCGGCGATGGTGCCGCTGACCTCTTCACCGGCAGATTCGCCGCTGCCACCGGCAGCTGGTCCCTCATTGGCAGCGCCGCACGCGGACAGAGCGAGAGGCAGAGCGATGGCGAGCACGGCGGTGCGGCCGAAAATGGTGCGCTTCACGTGGGTGAGCCTTCCTTACTGGGGCAGGTGGGGCTGCTGTAGTGC
Protein-coding regions in this window:
- a CDS encoding NUDIX hydrolase, with translation MSTSPPVAAAGTLPWRVGERGVEVLLVHRPKYDDWSWPKGKLDPGETWAAAAARESAEETGLRVRLGLPLPGTTYEVANPSGKGQRLKEVRYWAASVIGGDGVLENEIDEVRWVTPKEAKSLLTHPRDLEPLKALVAHGGPQQTQSLVILRHAKAVPRKNWHDSEHDWLRPLDEVGSAQAVDMVDLLRAYGVASVVCSPSTRCADTVRPFLQTPICALQEQSTASQDRCLEPAPNVTWADPLSEEGHESAPHLLPGIVAAALSAEETTAMCSHGPVLPALVEQVSTLAQPASKQVRGILRDLRKDNLIKGEVVVVHMARTEGTLSTLDIERHPPRVTP
- the pstA gene encoding phosphate ABC transporter permease PstA → MASTVQSTSPNSGNTTLESKDTKLVRGGLVNPSLSATVRAAVFGGSVVVGIALAMMFGWGFNIVGIIVLTAIVYAIAIYITSRMTEGPRPAIDRLVTAIVTTMFALAMIPLVSVIIEVLTKGLGRLDGRFFTYSMRGVLGDGGGAYHAIMGTLLITLIATIIAVPVGIMAAIYLVEYGKTNRLARALTFFVDVMTGIPSIVAGLFAYSFFVLFMGEGARAGIIGATALVVLMLPVVVRNTEEMLRIVPNELREAAYALGVPKWLTIVKVVLPTSIAGIATGVTLAIARIIGETAPLLVTVGITTGVNLNPFSQRMATLPVFAYYQYATPGVPPEPYIDRAWTASLVLILIVMTLNVIARLISRYFAPKGAR
- the pstC gene encoding phosphate ABC transporter permease subunit PstC encodes the protein MTTQTAGPPKTGVRRPGDRIFSGLSTASGIFILAILAGVATFLMWQAWPALVAKPEDVRGGQGLLHYIGPLLFGTVLSASIALIIATPLAIGIALFITHYAPRKMAQVLGYLVDLLAAVPSLVYGFWGIFVLAPATVPIAKWLSKYLGFLPFFHGPASTTGRTILVVGLVLAVMILPIMTAVNREVFLQTPRLHEEASLALGATRWEMIQQAVIPFGRSGIISGMMLGLGRALGETMAVAIILSPSARYTWDLVSSSNPGTIAGDIALQFPESSGMDVNTLVASGLVLFALTLAVNMLARYIVSRRSQFSGAN
- the pstS gene encoding phosphate ABC transporter substrate-binding protein PstS, producing MKRTIFGRTAVLAIALPLALSACGAANEGPAAGGSGESAGEEVSGTIAGAGASSQAAAVEAWKAGFEGMHPGATVNYDPVGSGGGREQFLAGGVQFAGSDAYLKKEELSKVSTACKGGELIEFPAYISPIAVPYKLDGVDNLQLSPETLAGIFAGKITAWNDPAIVADNPGVTLPSTRIAPVHRSDKSGTTENFTDYLAKAAPKAWPHEPEGNWPISGGEAAKGTSGVMQAVNGGTGTIGYADASQIGDLPHAKIKVGQEYTGYSPEAAAKVVDASERVADRSQYDFAIDVKRDTTESGTYPIVLVTYTLACTKYDSAEQAKLVKEWLSYITSDEGQKKAQEAAGSAPISESARENAKKAIDAIAAS
- a CDS encoding RNA degradosome polyphosphate kinase translates to MTPPRDETPAETPAVTELVTGETSSVAHARPRASNGRFIRVPQTPLPDQEEPLPDDRFLEREISWLQFNERVLQLAQDEDMYLLERARFLAIFASNLDEFFMVRVAGLKRRIATGLAVRSTSGLEPRELLDRILSTAGQLMDAHAKIFEQQVRPALEEEGIFLIGWDELTESERENLGTWFSEQVFPVLTPLAVDPAHPFPYISGLSLNLAVVLVNAKTGSEHFARLKVPPLLPRLVPVPEASDSEEALYRSRYVPVEEIIAAHLDQLFPGMNVREHYTFRVTRNEDLEVEEDDAENLLTALEKELSRRRFGPPVRLEVDAAMDDHVLTMLSRELQIGRREIFRFQAPLDLRCLNTVADLDRTELKYPAFVPRTHRDLARVESSKAADVFAAVRAKDVLVQHPYDSFSTSVQAFIEQAAADPKVLAIKQTLYRTSGDSPIIDALIDAAAAGKQVLAVVEIKARFDEQNNIDWARKLEHAGVHVVYGVVGLKTHCKLSLVVRQESDGLRRYCHVGTGNYHPKTARLYEDFGLFTCDPQVGEDLTKLFNQLSGWAPRSTFERLLVAPGSLRSGLIKRMERQISRAEKGKDAYIGIKVNSMVDERIIDTLYRASQAGVDVDVLVRGICALRPGVEGLSERIRVRSILGRFLEHSRVFVFGRDGEDGVLIGSADMMHRNLDRRVEALVRVADPRHVNDLVDVLRRGMSDETSSWHLAGDGRWTRHHRSPEGEPLLDLQSVLIEEHASRRRGRRQ
- the pstB gene encoding phosphate ABC transporter ATP-binding protein PstB gives rise to the protein MSKSIDVSNLNIYYGDFLAVKDVSVFIEPRTVTALIGPSGCGKSTFLRSLNRMHEVIPGAYCEGDVIIDSENIYGRGVDPVQVRRKVGMVFQKPNPFPTMSIYENVLAGVKLNNKRISKSDADELVESSLQGANLWNEVKDRLDKPGSGLSGGQQQRLCIARTIAIKPDVVLMDEPCSALDPISTLAVEDLIGQLKQEYTIVIVTHNMQQAARVSDRTGVFNIEGTGKPGQLVEFDDTQKVFNNPTEKATEDYISGRFG